A region of Caldivirga sp. DNA encodes the following proteins:
- a CDS encoding DUF1641 domain-containing protein, which translates to MTTQEQAQVSPDEKLAEALSILAENADELKGLIELIVELKRSGVLDSVMLILNRFEELIQYLFQDPAVFRLLAIALDGSLGLMNKLDANDVIRLKEMMQNLGGCMSKNVDAVSNAKPVKGLMGLWRALGDEDVQRGLGVALELVKILGKCSSGKQ; encoded by the coding sequence ATGACAACCCAAGAACAGGCTCAAGTAAGCCCTGATGAAAAACTAGCTGAGGCATTAAGCATACTTGCTGAGAACGCCGATGAGTTGAAGGGTTTAATTGAACTAATAGTGGAGTTAAAACGCAGTGGTGTTCTAGATTCAGTAATGCTGATACTTAATAGGTTCGAGGAGCTTATACAGTATTTATTCCAGGACCCTGCAGTGTTTAGGCTCCTAGCCATCGCGTTAGACGGTAGCTTAGGCTTAATGAATAAATTAGACGCTAATGATGTGATTAGGCTTAAGGAGATGATGCAGAACTTAGGAGGATGCATGAGTAAGAATGTTGATGCAGTTTCCAATGCTAAGCCCGTTAAGGGATTAATGGGGCTTTGGAGGGCATTAGGTGATGAGGATGTTCAAAGAGGATTAGGGGTGGCGCTTGAGTTAGTTAAGATCCTTGGTAAATGCTCAAGTGGTAAACAGTAA
- a CDS encoding peroxiredoxin: protein MSEGFRMPLIGEKFPEMEVTTTHGKLKLPDYYKGKWFVLFSHPGDFTPVCTTEFVSFAKRYDDFRKLNTELIGLSVDTDISHIEWVTWIEKTLGVKIPFPIIADPMGNVSKRLGMIHAESSTSTVRAVFIVDDKATVRLIMYYPLELGRNIPEILRAVRTLQLIDRYGTVAPANWPYNEIIGENMLNPPPHNVEEAPKRLQQYKGYAWWLTYREIPKEEVEDTKRTIKIRIE, encoded by the coding sequence ATGAGCGAGGGATTCAGAATGCCCCTCATAGGGGAGAAATTCCCTGAAATGGAGGTAACTACTACGCATGGAAAATTAAAACTACCAGACTACTATAAGGGTAAGTGGTTCGTACTCTTCAGTCATCCTGGCGACTTCACACCAGTATGCACCACTGAGTTCGTTAGCTTCGCCAAGAGATATGATGACTTTAGGAAACTGAACACTGAGTTAATAGGCTTATCCGTGGATACTGACATTAGCCACATTGAGTGGGTTACTTGGATTGAGAAGACCCTGGGTGTTAAGATACCGTTCCCAATAATAGCTGACCCAATGGGCAATGTATCCAAGAGACTAGGCATGATTCACGCTGAATCAAGCACAAGCACCGTTAGGGCAGTTTTCATTGTTGATGATAAGGCCACTGTTAGATTAATAATGTATTATCCACTGGAGCTTGGTAGAAATATTCCAGAGATTTTAAGAGCAGTGAGGACTCTACAATTAATTGATAGGTATGGTACAGTGGCCCCAGCCAATTGGCCATATAATGAGATAATTGGCGAGAATATGTTGAACCCACCACCTCACAATGTTGAGGAAGCCCCCAAGAGACTTCAGCAGTATAAGGGTTATGCATGGTGGCTAACTTACAGGGAGATACCGAAGGAGGAGGTGGAGGATACTAAGAGGACTATTAAGATAAGGATTGAGTAG